DNA from Coriobacteriaceae bacterium:
TGGCCGTGGCGGTCGTCCGCTCAAGTCGCTCGCCGAGGCCCTCAAGGGCAAGCAGGGTCGTTTCCGCCAGAACCTGCTGGGTAAGCGTGTCGACTACTCCGGCCGTTCGGTTATCGTTACCGACCCCAAGCTGCTGCTGCACCAGTGCGGTCTGCCCAAGACCATGGCGCTGGAGCTCTTCAAGCCCTTCGTCATGAAGCGCCTGGTCGAGCTTGGCAAGGTCGAGAACATCAAGGGCGCCAAGCGCGCTATCGACCGCGGTGCCACCTTTGTGTGGGACATCCTCGAAGAGGTCATCGACGGCCGCGTCGTGCTGCTCAACCGCGCACCGACCCTGCACCGTCTGTCCATCCAGGCCTTTGAGCCGGTGCTGGTCGAGGGCAAGGCTATCCACCTGCACCCGCTGGTCTGCTCGCCCTTCAACGCCGACTTCGACGGCGACCAGATGTCTGTCCACGTGCCGCTGTCCAGCCAGGCTCAGGCCGAGGCCCGCGTGCTCATGCTCTCTGCGAACAACCTGCGCTCGCCGGCATCCGGCAAGCCGGTCAACATCCCCTCGCAGGACATGATCATCGGTGTGTACTACCTCACCCAGGTCCGCGACGGTCTGCCGGGCGAGAACCACGTGTTCGCCAGCTTCGACGACGCGCTGCACGCCTATGACTGCCGCTCCGAGGTCGACATGCAGGCCAAGATTCAGGTCCGCGTGTCCGCTGCCGACGCCAATGTCATCAACGAGGACGGCACCCGTATCTTCCGCGTCAAGAACGGCAAGAACGAGTTCGTCGACTACGACGTCACCGGCAACAAGACCGCGCGCTTCGAGACCTCCATCGGCCGCATCATCTTCAACCGCCAGTGCCTGCCCGAAGACTATGAGTTCATGAACTACAAGATGGTCAAGGGCGATGTGGCCAAGCTGGTTGCGGACTGCTGCGATCGCTATCCCGAGGCCAAGGTCGGTCCGATCCTCGACGCCATCAAGTACTCCGGCTTCCACTACGCTACCCGCGCCGGCCTCACCATCTCGGTGTGGGACGCTCTCATCCCTGCCGAGAAGCAGGAGCTGCTCGACCGCGCCCAGGCCAACGTCGACCAGATCAACGAGTACTTCGAGGAGGGCTTCATCAACGAGACGGAGCGCCACATCGAAGTCGTTAACGAGTGGACCGCTTGTACCGATAAGGTCGCAGCGCTCATGCTCGACTTGTTCGACGAGGAGAACCCGCTGTACATGATGGCCGACTCCGGCGCCCGTGGTTCTAAGACCCAGCTGCGTCAGCTCGGCGGCATGCGTGGCCTGATGGCAGACATGTCCGGCGAGACGATTGACCTTCCCATTAAGGCGAACTTCCGCGAGGGCCTGCTGCCGCTCGAGTACTTCATTTCGACCTACGGCGCCCGTAAGGGCCTGGTCGATACCGCATCCCACACCTCGGACTCCGGTTACCTGACCCGTCGTCTGGTCGACGTGGCCCAGGACGTCATCGTCCGCGAGGAGGACTGCGGTACGCACGAGGGCGTCACCTACAACCTCATCATCCCCGGCACCACCGATCTCAACACCGACCTCGTCGGCCGTTGCTTCATCGAGGACGTCGTGGCTCCCGATGGCACCGTGCTCTTTGAGCAGGACGGCTACATCGAGAAGGTCGCCGACATCCAGAAGATGGTCGATGCGGGCCTCAAGAAGGTCAAGCTTCGCGCACTGCTCACCTGCCGCTCCAAGTACGGCGTGTGCCAGAAGTGCTACGGCTGGGATCTTTCCACCCGTCGTCCGGTCGCCATCGGTACCGCGGTCGGCATTATTGCCGCCCAGTCCATCGGCGAGCCCGGTACGCAGCTTACGATGCGTACCATTCACTCCGGCGGCGTCGCTGGCGTCGACGATATTACGCAGGGTCTGCCTACGGTCAGCCGTATGTTCGATATCGTCGGCAACGTCAACGAGAAGATCCTGGGCCGCGAGGCCGAGCTGGCTCCGCACTCCGGTCACCTCTCGATTAAGCCCGAGAAGTCCGAGTACGTGCTGACGCTCACCGACTCCGAGGATCACACCCGTGTCCTCGACGAGCGTCGCGTCCCCGCTTCGGTGCGCTTCATGCCCGAGATCGAGGACGGCTGCGAGGTTCGCGCCGGCGACCAGATCACCAAGGGCTTCGTCAACTTCCGCAACCTGCGCAAGCTGACCGACATCGAGTCGACGATGCACACCTTCGTCGAGAGCGTTAAGGACGTCTACACCAGCCAGGGCGTTGACCTGAACGACAAGCACATCGAGGTGCTCGCACGTCAGATGCTGCGTCGCGTTCAGATCACCAACCCCGGCGACTCCAAGTACCTGCTTGGTCAGTACGTCGACCGCTACGAGTTCGCCGACGAGGTCGAGCGCGTTGCCCGTCTGGGCGGTCAGGCTCCCGTGGCCGAGCCCGTCATCCTGGGTACGCTCAAGGTCGCGTCCAACATCGACTCCTGGCTGTCGAGCGCTTCGTTCATCCGTACCGCTGGCGTCCTTACCGAGGCTGCCATTGAGGGCAAGGTCGATCACCTGCTCGACCTTAAGTCCAACGTCATCGTCGGTAAGAAGATCCCGGCTGGTACCGGCCTCAAGCCGTACGCCAACGCCAAGCTGACGTATCGTACGGCCGACGGCTATGTCGACATCGACGGCCCGGCTTCGCCCAACGCCAAGTCGCTGCCCGAGTGGGCTCCTGTGGAGCTCAAGGACCTGGACGAGCAGCTCCCGCAGCAGCTCGACTGGGCCGGCTACGACGAGTTCGGTGGTGCTGACGGTTCGTTCACCCGCAACGGCCACACCATCTCCGCCGAGAAGGCTCGCCTGTACCTGTTCGACGACCTGGGCGTGTCGCAGCGCTGGACCAACAAGTTCAGCGAGGTCGGTATCGAGACGGTCGGCGACCTGGTTGGCAAGTCCGAGGAGGATCTGCTGCGCATCGACGGCATCGGTGCCAAGGCGATCGAGGAGCTCCGTGACGGCCTCGAGGCCCACGATCTGCTCTACATCCTCGAGAACAATGACGACGTTGCCGACGAGGAAGACCTCTCGCAGCTGCTGCAGATGGTCTTTAGCCCCGACGGTCCGGACGACATCCTGCTGGGTACCTCCGCTCCGACGCATCACGCCGACGCCGACGAGGAGCTCCTGGGCGCCCCGATCGACGACAAGAAGGCTCCCGCCAACGGCGCGATCAACGAGGACATGGCTTCTCTCGACGAGCTGCTCAACCAGCTTGTGGACACCGACGACGCCGAAGAGGCCAAGGACAACGACGAGGAGTAATTTCCTAGTACGTTAACCGCCCTTATAAAGGCTCGCTTCCCAACAGGGGGGCGGGCCTTTTTTGATGAGGAACGTTGCCCCGACGAGTACGTCGGATTCCCGGGACGGGAGGGGATTCCTTTATGCCAAAAAGGGACAGGTTTATTTTGGTCGGTTTTTCATGCTTGAATTTGAAACATTTCGCCCGACAAGAGCGTATCTAAGGTGAGGGCCTCACCAAGAATTATTAACGTCACCGGGAGGTGATTATGGAAGAACAAGCATTTAGACAGGCGGTTGAAGATCACAGAGATGTCGTGTTTCGAATCGCATTGACGTATCTGCGCGATCGTGCCGATGCCGACGATGTCGCTCAAGACGTCTTTCTGAAGTTACTCAAAAGCGATGCGCAATTTGAAAGCTGGGAACATCTTCGTCGATGGCTTATCCGGGTCACGATCAATGAATGCAAATCTCTCTTTCGAAAGCCATGGAG
Protein-coding regions in this window:
- a CDS encoding DNA-directed RNA polymerase subunit beta', which produces MADFEATDFDSVKISLASADQIRSWSHGEVKKPETINYRTLKPEKDGLFCEKIFGPAKDWECSCGKYKGIRFKGIVCERCGVEVTSAKVRRDRMGHIELAAPVSHIWYFKSPTSFPMSRMLDIKSKDLEKVLYFASYIITEVDYEAREADADDLREELAADLEEIDAECARQIESLKEQGDPENFDEFSDEEPLTPEEIASGIVDIEEECKDEKQLRTDAFNAFMKLTERDLISDEPLFREMTRYYSMYFKGGMGAEAVRDLLAAIDLPSEAEKLKAIIADEDSQKQKREKAVKRLEVVDAFLKGGNSPANMILDVIPVIPPDLRPMVQLDGGRFAASDLNDLYRRVINRNNRLKRLLDLDAPAIIVNNEKRMLQESVDALFDNGRRGRPVSGRGGRPLKSLAEALKGKQGRFRQNLLGKRVDYSGRSVIVTDPKLLLHQCGLPKTMALELFKPFVMKRLVELGKVENIKGAKRAIDRGATFVWDILEEVIDGRVVLLNRAPTLHRLSIQAFEPVLVEGKAIHLHPLVCSPFNADFDGDQMSVHVPLSSQAQAEARVLMLSANNLRSPASGKPVNIPSQDMIIGVYYLTQVRDGLPGENHVFASFDDALHAYDCRSEVDMQAKIQVRVSAADANVINEDGTRIFRVKNGKNEFVDYDVTGNKTARFETSIGRIIFNRQCLPEDYEFMNYKMVKGDVAKLVADCCDRYPEAKVGPILDAIKYSGFHYATRAGLTISVWDALIPAEKQELLDRAQANVDQINEYFEEGFINETERHIEVVNEWTACTDKVAALMLDLFDEENPLYMMADSGARGSKTQLRQLGGMRGLMADMSGETIDLPIKANFREGLLPLEYFISTYGARKGLVDTASHTSDSGYLTRRLVDVAQDVIVREEDCGTHEGVTYNLIIPGTTDLNTDLVGRCFIEDVVAPDGTVLFEQDGYIEKVADIQKMVDAGLKKVKLRALLTCRSKYGVCQKCYGWDLSTRRPVAIGTAVGIIAAQSIGEPGTQLTMRTIHSGGVAGVDDITQGLPTVSRMFDIVGNVNEKILGREAELAPHSGHLSIKPEKSEYVLTLTDSEDHTRVLDERRVPASVRFMPEIEDGCEVRAGDQITKGFVNFRNLRKLTDIESTMHTFVESVKDVYTSQGVDLNDKHIEVLARQMLRRVQITNPGDSKYLLGQYVDRYEFADEVERVARLGGQAPVAEPVILGTLKVASNIDSWLSSASFIRTAGVLTEAAIEGKVDHLLDLKSNVIVGKKIPAGTGLKPYANAKLTYRTADGYVDIDGPASPNAKSLPEWAPVELKDLDEQLPQQLDWAGYDEFGGADGSFTRNGHTISAEKARLYLFDDLGVSQRWTNKFSEVGIETVGDLVGKSEEDLLRIDGIGAKAIEELRDGLEAHDLLYILENNDDVADEEDLSQLLQMVFSPDGPDDILLGTSAPTHHADADEELLGAPIDDKKAPANGAINEDMASLDELLNQLVDTDDAEEAKDNDEE